From a single Cyclobacterium marinum DSM 745 genomic region:
- a CDS encoding carbohydrate-binding family 9-like protein produces the protein MQLKYLLILATFGLFTHCAEKSASEFTLEASYASTAPIIDGKVNEPIWQQAKPIRLKNNRTGKEVQESALQTHVKASYDDKSLYFLFECKDPDIWAEFTQRDEYLWKEEVVEVFIDVDDEPKTYVEIEVSPANILFDSYIVDPENIDVPATAKFKLPGIRTGVTVQGTLNKRDDEDSSWTVEMAIPFEDLANSNTAKVGPDTEIKLNFYRLDKNQGKEFAAYAWSPTGKSFHKPSVFGKIVFK, from the coding sequence ATGCAACTAAAATATTTACTAATACTTGCCACATTTGGCCTATTCACACACTGTGCTGAAAAATCTGCATCTGAATTTACACTTGAGGCAAGCTATGCCTCTACAGCTCCAATAATTGACGGCAAAGTCAATGAGCCAATTTGGCAACAAGCCAAACCAATACGCCTGAAAAATAATCGTACGGGAAAGGAAGTTCAAGAATCAGCACTACAGACACATGTCAAGGCATCCTACGATGACAAAAGCTTGTATTTCTTGTTTGAATGTAAAGACCCAGATATTTGGGCAGAATTTACCCAGCGAGACGAATACTTATGGAAAGAAGAAGTCGTTGAGGTTTTCATTGATGTAGATGATGAGCCTAAAACCTATGTTGAAATAGAAGTCTCTCCTGCCAATATCCTATTCGACAGTTATATTGTGGATCCTGAAAATATTGATGTTCCGGCCACAGCTAAATTCAAATTGCCAGGTATTCGAACAGGTGTAACTGTACAGGGAACACTTAACAAGCGTGATGATGAAGACAGCAGTTGGACCGTAGAAATGGCCATCCCTTTTGAAGATCTAGCCAATTCAAATACTGCCAAAGTAGGCCCTGATACAGAAATTAAACTTAATTTCTATCGATTGGATAAAAACCAAGGCAAGGAATTTGCCGCTTATGCCTGGTCTCCTACTGGCAAAAGTTTTCATAAACCTTCAGTATTCGGAAAAATAGTATTTAAATAA
- a CDS encoding DJ-1/PfpI family protein, whose protein sequence is MKKVLFLTGDFTEDYETMVPFQMLEMVGYTVHTVCPDKKKGDIVKTAIHDFEGDQTYTEKPGHNFVLNYSFDEVNVSDYDGLVIAGGRAPEYLRLNGKLIEMVKHFFESDKPVAAICHGIQILTTAGVIKGKKLTAYPAVGPEVTLAGGEFQDIPADQAYVDGNLVTSPAWPGHPSFIREFLKIMGTKIEI, encoded by the coding sequence ATGAAGAAGGTATTATTTTTAACCGGAGACTTTACAGAGGATTATGAAACCATGGTCCCTTTCCAAATGCTTGAGATGGTAGGTTACACTGTCCATACGGTGTGCCCTGACAAGAAAAAGGGAGATATTGTTAAAACGGCCATTCATGATTTTGAAGGAGATCAGACTTACACGGAAAAGCCGGGGCATAATTTTGTCCTAAATTACAGCTTCGATGAAGTAAATGTAAGTGACTACGATGGTTTGGTAATTGCAGGTGGAAGGGCACCGGAATATTTGAGACTGAATGGTAAATTGATCGAAATGGTCAAACATTTTTTTGAATCAGATAAGCCTGTAGCTGCCATCTGTCACGGTATTCAAATTTTGACTACAGCAGGTGTAATAAAAGGTAAAAAATTAACGGCATATCCTGCTGTAGGACCTGAGGTGACTTTAGCAGGCGGAGAATTCCAGGATATTCCTGCCGACCAAGCTTATGTTGATGGCAATTTAGTCACCTCACCAGCATGGCCGGGTCACCCAAGTTTTATCAGGGAATTTTTAAAAATAATGGGTACTAAGATTGAAATTTAA
- a CDS encoding bestrophin family protein has translation MLKLSWHHILWLSMLMGLVASLYHFDLIKIYIPWLPVSVIGTAVAFYVGFKNNQAYDRMWEARKIWGGIVNESRSWGMMVDGLITNFISKQPFEEDIKTIKKRLIYRHIAWLYAHRSQLLIPTEWEHISQSGSVGRQAIYLRKQFGIGLVDDEITRTELKQFLPSEEYERLINKANTATQIINEQSRELTSLREKGIINDFQHMQLEGILRSFYTLQGKNERIKKFPLPRQYANISRYFVGIFIMLLPFSMIPELLNLSNWGVWLSIPISALIGWVYVMMEITGDYSENPFQGMSNDIPMLSLCRTIEIDLREMLGETELPPAIQSKNGVLM, from the coding sequence ATGTTAAAATTATCTTGGCATCATATATTGTGGTTATCAATGTTGATGGGCCTGGTGGCATCTCTTTATCATTTTGATCTCATTAAAATTTATATTCCTTGGCTTCCGGTTTCTGTTATAGGCACTGCAGTTGCGTTTTATGTAGGGTTTAAAAACAACCAAGCCTATGACCGGATGTGGGAAGCCCGTAAAATCTGGGGAGGGATTGTCAATGAAAGTAGATCATGGGGAATGATGGTAGATGGACTAATTACCAATTTCATTTCAAAACAACCTTTTGAGGAAGACATTAAGACAATCAAAAAGAGACTCATTTACCGCCATATTGCCTGGCTGTATGCCCATAGAAGTCAATTGCTGATCCCTACTGAATGGGAGCATATCAGCCAATCGGGCTCTGTAGGAAGACAAGCCATTTATTTGAGGAAACAATTCGGAATAGGTTTGGTAGACGATGAAATAACCCGTACAGAACTGAAACAATTTTTACCCTCCGAGGAATACGAACGATTAATAAACAAAGCAAATACAGCCACCCAAATAATCAATGAACAATCCCGAGAATTAACTTCCCTAAGAGAGAAAGGAATTATTAATGATTTTCAGCACATGCAATTGGAAGGTATCCTGAGAAGTTTTTACACCTTACAGGGCAAAAATGAGCGCATCAAAAAATTTCCTTTACCAAGACAATACGCCAATATAAGTAGGTATTTTGTTGGGATTTTTATTATGCTACTCCCTTTTAGTATGATACCGGAGCTACTTAATTTAAGCAATTGGGGTGTTTGGCTTTCCATTCCGATCAGTGCTTTGATTGGCTGGGTATACGTAATGATGGAGATCACCGGGGATTATTCAGAAAACCCTTTTCAAGGCATGTCCAATGATATCCCAATGTTGTCCCTATGCAGAACGATAGAAATAGATTTAAGAGAAATGCTGGGAGAGACTGAGCTTCCTCCAGCCATTCAATCAAAAAATGGGGTACTCATGTAA
- a CDS encoding helix-turn-helix domain-containing protein, whose translation MKQNLTQEKLSELSGISLRTLQRIEKNEGSPKADSISKLSLALQQDITGLVEKDLEDNKQQIKILFLSALSFLIFPLLGAIVPSIIWVWEKDKLREFENSIKSLINFQITWVIVFSLTPFFIIPIIYYLLNVILTVIYTIISDNPLFYFRNSGDSHYFV comes from the coding sequence TTGAAACAAAACCTAACCCAAGAAAAGCTATCCGAACTCTCAGGAATAAGCTTGAGAACCTTACAAAGAATTGAGAAAAATGAAGGTTCCCCAAAAGCCGATAGTATTTCAAAATTGTCTTTGGCCCTTCAACAAGACATTACCGGGTTAGTTGAAAAAGATTTGGAAGACAATAAACAACAAATAAAAATATTGTTTTTGTCTGCATTATCGTTTTTGATTTTCCCTTTATTAGGTGCTATTGTCCCATCAATTATTTGGGTTTGGGAAAAAGATAAATTGAGAGAATTTGAGAACTCAATAAAATCACTGATTAATTTCCAAATAACCTGGGTAATTGTTTTTTCCCTTACTCCATTTTTTATAATCCCCATCATTTATTATCTGTTAAACGTGATTTTGACGGTGATCTATACCATTATAAGTGACAACCCCCTTTTTTACTTTAGGAATAGCGGTGACAGCCATTATTTTGTGTAG